Proteins from a genomic interval of Microtus ochrogaster isolate Prairie Vole_2 unplaced genomic scaffold, MicOch1.0 UNK11, whole genome shotgun sequence:
- the Srek1ip1 gene encoding protein SREK1IP1, with protein sequence MAVPGCNKDNVRAGCKKCGYPGHLTFECRNFLRVDPKRDIVLDVSSTSSEDSDEENEELNKLQALQEKRINEEEEKKKEKSKEKIKLKKKRKRSYSSSSEEDSSKQKKQKYQKKEKKKEKKNKSKKGKHHKKEKKKRKKEKRSSPNRSEFTRK encoded by the exons GTTGCAACAAGGACAATGTCCGAGCAGGCTGCAAAAAATGTGGCTACC ctGGTCATCTGACTTTTGAGTGCCGCAATTTTCTCCGGGTCGACCCGAAAAGGGACATTGTGTTGGACGTCAGTAGCACAAGTAGTGAGGACAGcgatgaagaaaatgaggaacTGAACAAATTGCAGGCTCTACAAGAGAAAA Gaataaatgaagaagaggagaagaaaaaggaaaaaagcaaggagaaaattaaattgaagaaaaagaggaaaag GTCTTATTCCAGCTCCTCTGAAGAGGACtcttcaaagcaaaagaaacagaagtatcagaaaaaagaaaagaaaaaagaaaaaaagaacaaatcaaaaaaaggaaaacatcacaaaaaggaaaaaaagaagagaaaaaaggaaaaacgtTCTTCCCCTAACCGTTCTGAATTCACCAGAAAGTAA